The genomic region ATCGTGCCGGGAAGCTTGCTGCATTGCGACGCTTCGCCGACGAGTGCGGCGTTCCAATGGAGCAGACCATCGCGGTCGGCGACGGCGCCAACGACCTTGACATGCTCGCGAAGGCCGGGCTAGGGATTGCCTTCAACGCCAAGCAGGTCGTGCGGGAGAAGTCGCACACCTCGCTTAACTATCCTTATCTGGACGCGATCTTGTATTTCCTGGGCGTCACGCAGGACGAGGTCGTCGGCGCCGGTGAGGACGGACTAACCGGTCACGATGGGACTGCCGACGAGTGAGACGCCGGCATCGCGCAACTGGCGTAACGCCTTGTCGGTCGTTGTCCTAGCAACGCCAGCCGTCAGGTCGAGGAGCACGGTGGTGGTGAGCCCGGCCCGGACCGCGTCGAGAGCAGTCGCCCGCACGCAATGGTCGGTCGCGAGCCCGACGATGTCGACCTTAGTCACGCCTCGTTCGGCGAGCCAGTCCTCGAGGTTCTGCGTGTCGGCGAGTCCTTCGAAGCCGGAGTACGCCGCCTCGTAGGCGCCTTTGTCGAAGATCGCCTCGACGACGGTCGGGTCGAAGTTTGGGTGGAACTGCGCGCCTTCGGTGCCCATCACGCAATGTCGCGGCCATGAGTTGACGAAGTCCGGGGTGTCCGAGAAATGGTCACCGGGATCGATGTGATGGTCGCGGGTGGCCACGATGAAGTCGTAGTCGTCGGCGGACTCGCGCAGTAACTCGGCGATCTCGGCTACGACGTCGGCGCCGCCCTGGACCGCCAGGGAACCACCCTCGCAGAAGTCACGCTGTACGTCGACGACAATGATCGCGCTTTTATGGCCTTCTGTGTCTTCGTCCTCGTTCTCGTCCTCGTCTTCGTCGGCAAGGGCGATGTCGTCCTCGAGGTCGTCGTCAAGGTCGGGTAGTTGATCGTCACGCATGTCGGGTCCTATGCCTGGTAGACGTCTACGTCGATGGCCGGGCCGCCACGGGTGAGCTTGCGCGCCTCCCGCGGCAGCGTCGTCATCTGCTTCGCATGATATTCGCGCGCTTCGGTGAGTGTCGCAACCTCATGCGGTCGACCGGATCGGATCAGTGGGACCTGCAATTGCAGATCACCCTCGCCGACGTCTGGCCGGCCACCCACGGCGGCGACTTCTTCGACAATCCTGCCCTGAGCGTCGTGCCGGCGTACTGCGGCCTTGGCGCCGCCATCATTTCCTTTGCCGGCAGCCTTTTTCGCAACGGGCACACCGTCTCGTTCGACGAGCTTGAAGACCATTCCGCAGGTTGGCGCCCCAGACCCGGTGACGAGCGAGGTGCCGACGCCGTACCCGTCGACCGGTGCCGCCGCCAACGACGCGATCGCGTATTCGTCGAGGTCGCTGGTCACGATGATGCGGGTCTTGGTCGCGCCGAGCGAGTCGAGCAGTTCGCGTGCCTCGCGGGCCAGTACGCCGAGGTCGCCCGAATCGAGCCGGATCGCGCCGAGTCCGGGGCCGGCGACCTTGACCGCGTTGCGGATGCCTTGCATCACGTCGTACGTGTCGACCAGCAGCGTCGTACCGGCCCCCATGAGGTCAACCTGGGACCTGAAGGCGCTCAGTTCATTGTCGTGTAGCAGCGTGAACGAGTGCGCGGCCGTGCCGGCCGTCGGTACGCCGAAGGTGCGCCCGGCCTCGAGGTTGGAAGTGGAGCCGAAACCTACGAGGTACGCCGCTCGCGCGGAGGCGATGGCGGCCCACTCCGCGGTGCGCCGCGAGCCCATCTCGATGCACGGCCGCCCGCCCGCAGCGCCGATCATTCGCGCGCCGGCCGAGGCGATTGCCGAGTCGTGGTTCAGGATCGAGAGAATCAGCGTCTCCAGGATGACGCCCTCGGCGAAGGTGCCGCGCACAGTGAGGATCGGCGATTCGGGAAAGTAGATCTCGCCTTCTCGATAGCCGTCGATGTCACCGCTGAACGCAAACTCGGCTAGCCACTGCAGTGCGGCATCATCGACGACCTTGTGCTCGCGGAGAAAGTCGATCTCCTCGTCGCGGAACCGGAAGCGGGTGATCTCGTCGATCAGCCGTCCGGTGCCGGCGACCACGCCGTATCGTCGGCCCTCCGGTAACCGGCGCGCGAACGCCTCAAAGACGCAGTTACGTGCGGCGTTGCCGTCGGCCAGCGCGGCCGCAACCATCGTGAGCTCATAGTGGTCGGTCAGCAGCGCCGAGGAGGCCGGACGGGGTGATAGAGCGATGCCATCGGTCATGGACGCAATCCTAAGCGGAGCCCGGGCGGGGTGGACGGACCACACCGGCATGACCGCCGGATGCGCGCCGCCGTTGTCGGGGAACCGTGGAACAATGGCCCCATGCTTAAGGTCAGCGAGTCGGCGACGGCCGTACCCGAACAACGCGAGGAGATCGCGAGCGACGAATCGGTCGAGCACGAGGGGCAGTGGGTGACGATCGTCTGGAACGATCCGGTCAACTTAATGAGTTATGTGACATACGTATTCAAGAACCTGTTTGGCTACGACGAGCCGACCGCGACGAAGCTCATGCTCGATGTGCACGAGAAAGGCAAGGCCGTCGTCTCAACCGGCGCAAAGGAATCGATGGAACACGACACCACCCGACTGCACGCCGCCGGACTATGGGCGACCTTCCAGCCGGCATGAGCGCCCACTTGCAACTCGACCATTTCAGCATCGACGGTGAACGGATCGGCGTACACGTCGATCCGCATGAGAGTGAATTGCTCAGCGGGCTGATCGGCCAGGT from Antricoccus suffuscus harbors:
- a CDS encoding isochorismatase family protein; its protein translation is MRDDQLPDLDDDLEDDIALADEDEDENEDEDTEGHKSAIIVVDVQRDFCEGGSLAVQGGADVVAEIAELLRESADDYDFIVATRDHHIDPGDHFSDTPDFVNSWPRHCVMGTEGAQFHPNFDPTVVEAIFDKGAYEAAYSGFEGLADTQNLEDWLAERGVTKVDIVGLATDHCVRATALDAVRAGLTTTVLLDLTAGVARTTTDKALRQLRDAGVSLVGSPIVTG
- a CDS encoding nicotinate phosphoribosyltransferase — protein: MTDGIALSPRPASSALLTDHYELTMVAAALADGNAARNCVFEAFARRLPEGRRYGVVAGTGRLIDEITRFRFRDEEIDFLREHKVVDDAALQWLAEFAFSGDIDGYREGEIYFPESPILTVRGTFAEGVILETLILSILNHDSAIASAGARMIGAAGGRPCIEMGSRRTAEWAAIASARAAYLVGFGSTSNLEAGRTFGVPTAGTAAHSFTLLHDNELSAFRSQVDLMGAGTTLLVDTYDVMQGIRNAVKVAGPGLGAIRLDSGDLGVLAREARELLDSLGATKTRIIVTSDLDEYAIASLAAAPVDGYGVGTSLVTGSGAPTCGMVFKLVERDGVPVAKKAAGKGNDGGAKAAVRRHDAQGRIVEEVAAVGGRPDVGEGDLQLQVPLIRSGRPHEVATLTEAREYHAKQMTTLPREARKLTRGGPAIDVDVYQA
- the clpS gene encoding ATP-dependent Clp protease adapter ClpS; protein product: MLKVSESATAVPEQREEIASDESVEHEGQWVTIVWNDPVNLMSYVTYVFKNLFGYDEPTATKLMLDVHEKGKAVVSTGAKESMEHDTTRLHAAGLWATFQPA